The uncultured Roseibium sp. genome contains a region encoding:
- the flgG gene encoding flagellar basal-body rod protein FlgG, which translates to MKALHIAATGMKAQELNVEVISNNVANMRTTGYKRQRADFQDLLYQNLRRMGAETSDAGTIVPTGVQVGSGVKTAATARIMSQGSLEETNKELDVAIRGEGFFQIQLPDGTTAYTRDGSFERDADGTLVTVDGYSVLPEITIPDDSRDITISADGNVQVIDGAGATVNLGQIELARFVNKSGLEAIGDNLFLETEASGQPQTDTPGNDGFGDLQQNFLEMANVDAVTEIADLIAAQRAYEMNSRIIQAADEMYSTTSNLR; encoded by the coding sequence ATGAAGGCACTGCATATCGCAGCCACCGGCATGAAGGCTCAGGAGCTGAATGTCGAGGTCATCTCGAACAACGTCGCCAACATGCGCACGACCGGCTACAAGCGCCAGCGTGCGGATTTTCAGGATCTGCTTTACCAGAACCTGCGCCGCATGGGCGCGGAAACGTCGGATGCCGGCACGATCGTCCCGACCGGCGTTCAGGTCGGATCCGGCGTGAAGACCGCGGCAACCGCCCGCATCATGTCGCAAGGCTCCCTCGAAGAGACCAACAAGGAACTGGACGTCGCGATCCGTGGCGAAGGATTTTTCCAGATCCAGCTGCCGGACGGAACGACGGCTTACACCCGCGACGGCTCATTTGAACGCGACGCGGACGGTACCCTGGTGACCGTCGACGGTTATAGCGTCCTGCCGGAAATCACCATCCCCGACGATTCCCGGGACATCACCATTTCCGCAGACGGCAATGTGCAGGTGATCGACGGCGCCGGCGCCACCGTCAACCTGGGCCAGATCGAACTTGCCCGCTTCGTGAACAAGTCGGGACTTGAAGCCATCGGCGACAACCTGTTCCTCGAAACCGAAGCCAGCGGACAGCCTCAGACCGACACCCCCGGCAACGACGGATTCGGCGATCTGCAGCAAAATTTCCTGGAAATGGCGAATGTGGACGCGGTGACCGAAATCGCCGATCTGATCGCCGCCCAGCGCGCCTACGAAATGAACTCGCGCATCATCCAGGCGGCCGATGAAATGTACTCCACCACCTCCAACCTCCGGTAG
- the flgH gene encoding flagellar basal body L-ring protein FlgH, with protein sequence MISKSRVALLASCALAAAAGGCGTADRLSQIGQPPALNAIQDPTTTAGYRPVQMPMPEPQQAHYNPNSLWRSGNRAFFEDQRAKQVGDILTVVVTIKDKAQFDNTTERSRQDASSAGAGGALGNAIDTIFLPASSNASDLASVDSSSDFKGKGKVDREETLETAVAAVVLQVLPNGNLVIEGRQEVRVNFEVRELVVAGIVRPEDISSENTIVSEKIAEARIGYGGRGQITDVQQPRYGSQVMDVLLPF encoded by the coding sequence ATGATTTCGAAATCGAGGGTCGCACTTCTCGCCAGCTGCGCGCTCGCAGCTGCGGCAGGTGGTTGCGGAACGGCGGACAGACTGTCCCAGATCGGCCAGCCACCGGCACTGAATGCCATCCAGGATCCGACGACGACGGCCGGTTACCGACCGGTACAGATGCCGATGCCGGAACCCCAGCAGGCTCACTATAATCCGAACTCGCTGTGGCGGTCGGGGAACCGGGCTTTCTTCGAGGATCAGCGCGCGAAACAGGTCGGCGACATCCTGACTGTCGTCGTGACGATCAAGGACAAGGCCCAGTTCGACAACACCACCGAACGCTCGCGCCAGGACGCCAGCTCTGCCGGAGCCGGCGGCGCACTCGGTAACGCAATCGATACGATCTTCCTGCCCGCAAGCAGCAACGCTTCCGACCTGGCCAGCGTGGACAGCTCATCCGACTTTAAAGGAAAGGGCAAGGTCGACCGGGAGGAAACGCTGGAAACGGCGGTCGCCGCCGTGGTTCTCCAGGTCCTGCCCAACGGCAATCTCGTGATCGAGGGACGCCAGGAGGTTCGTGTGAATTTCGAGGTTCGCGAACTCGTCGTGGCCGGTATCGTACGCCCGGAGGACATTTCTTCCGAAAACACGATCGTCAGCGAGAAGATCGCCGAAGCCCGGATCGGCTATGGAGGCCGAGGCCAGATCACCGATGTCCAGCAGCCCCGCTACGGCAGCCAGGTCATGGATGTGCTGCTGCCGTTCTGA
- a CDS encoding DUF6468 domain-containing protein, which produces MSTPPVGMIIEGLVAILLLVTIAYCWILNSRLQRLRADEETLRATISELMTATEIAERAILGLKATASEADQSLGNRLNQAEKMSNALAAQVVKGEEVFTRISQIAEAANRSSVQREAYAHAPQPAPMPVQMPQMPQMSAPTMQDPAPRGRAPRADDIRSAAAEATARLEQFRRRSGGTAA; this is translated from the coding sequence ATGAGCACCCCACCGGTCGGAATGATTATAGAAGGCCTGGTTGCGATTCTGCTTTTGGTAACCATCGCGTATTGCTGGATCTTGAACTCGCGGCTGCAGAGATTACGTGCCGATGAAGAAACTCTCAGGGCGACGATCTCCGAGTTGATGACGGCAACCGAAATTGCCGAACGCGCCATCCTCGGACTGAAAGCGACGGCGAGCGAAGCCGACCAGTCCCTTGGGAACCGTTTGAACCAGGCTGAGAAAATGTCGAACGCACTTGCGGCTCAGGTCGTGAAGGGTGAGGAAGTCTTCACCCGTATCAGTCAGATCGCCGAAGCGGCCAACAGGTCGTCCGTGCAGCGGGAGGCCTATGCGCATGCGCCGCAGCCGGCTCCCATGCCCGTGCAAATGCCGCAAATGCCGCAAATGTCCGCTCCGACCATGCAAGACCCGGCCCCGCGGGGCCGCGCACCGCGAGCGGACGATATCCGAAGCGCCGCAGCTGAGGCGACGGCCCGGCTTGAGCAGTTCCGAAGGCGTTCCGGAGGCACTGCTGCATGA
- the dksA gene encoding RNA polymerase-binding protein DksA — MTVELESEYRPSENEPFMNDRQREYFKNKLLAWKDDILKESKETLTNLQEESQNHPDFADRASSETDRSIELRARDRQRKLISKIDAALERISDGSYGYCEETGEPISLRRLEARPIATLSIEAQEAHERREKVYRDD, encoded by the coding sequence ATGACGGTTGAACTAGAGTCTGAATATCGACCCTCGGAAAACGAGCCGTTCATGAATGACAGGCAGCGGGAATATTTCAAGAACAAGCTGCTTGCATGGAAAGACGATATCCTGAAAGAGAGCAAGGAAACGCTCACCAACCTTCAGGAGGAAAGCCAGAACCATCCCGATTTCGCCGACCGAGCCTCTTCGGAGACCGATCGCTCGATCGAGTTGCGCGCCCGGGATCGCCAGCGCAAGCTGATTTCGAAAATCGACGCGGCGTTGGAGCGGATTTCGGACGGGAGCTACGGCTACTGCGAAGAAACCGGAGAGCCGATCAGTTTGCGGCGGCTGGAGGCTCGGCCGATCGCGACCCTGTCGATCGAAGCGCAGGAAGCCCATGAGCGGCGCGAGAAAGTTTACCGGGACGACTGA
- a CDS encoding flagellar basal body-associated FliL family protein: MADENAQVDEDEGADEGAGGGKKKKLILFGGIGLVVLLAAGAGGYFFFMSGGDAPRSDASGGQPGEQEAQKPVVFYDLPEMTVNLATEGRTTYLKVRIALEVENRAMIDQIQPYLPRILDAFQIYLRELRPADLEGSAGLFRLKEELLRRINLSVYPAHVDGVLFKEILVQ, translated from the coding sequence ATGGCCGACGAAAATGCCCAGGTCGACGAAGACGAGGGCGCCGATGAGGGGGCCGGCGGCGGCAAGAAGAAAAAGCTGATCCTCTTCGGCGGTATCGGTCTTGTCGTGCTCCTGGCTGCTGGGGCAGGAGGATATTTCTTCTTCATGTCAGGCGGCGATGCGCCCAGGTCGGATGCGTCCGGAGGGCAGCCGGGGGAACAGGAAGCCCAGAAACCGGTGGTGTTCTACGATCTGCCGGAAATGACCGTGAACCTGGCGACCGAAGGGCGGACCACGTATCTGAAGGTGCGTATTGCCCTTGAGGTCGAAAACCGGGCAATGATCGATCAGATCCAGCCGTATCTGCCCCGTATTCTCGATGCTTTCCAGATCTATCTGCGAGAGCTCCGTCCCGCGGATCTAGAAGGATCCGCCGGTTTGTTTCGTCTGAAGGAAGAATTGCTCAGGCGCATCAATCTGTCCGTATATCCGGCGCATGTCGACGGGGTCCTATTCAAGGAAATCCTTGTTCAGTAA
- a CDS encoding flagellar assembly protein FliX, with protein sequence MRITGNKPISGVQGRGAKKGTSSSSGSFTPELGDESPQTGALSGGSTIQGMDALLALQEVGEKPDRKSRATRRGHALLDGLELIRTDLLAGHVSEERLEGLAKEVSERETSGDPEVDSVLDEIELRVKVELAKLGRFPD encoded by the coding sequence ATGCGCATAACAGGAAATAAGCCAATATCGGGAGTGCAGGGGCGCGGCGCCAAGAAGGGCACATCGTCGAGCAGCGGTTCCTTTACGCCTGAACTTGGTGACGAGTCTCCGCAGACAGGCGCGCTTTCGGGCGGTTCAACGATCCAGGGAATGGATGCCTTGCTGGCGTTGCAGGAGGTGGGCGAGAAACCTGACCGCAAATCCAGAGCGACGCGACGCGGGCATGCGCTCCTGGATGGACTTGAACTGATCCGGACCGATCTGCTTGCCGGACATGTTTCCGAAGAGCGCCTGGAAGGGCTCGCAAAAGAGGTTTCGGAGCGGGAAACGAGCGGCGATCCGGAGGTCGATTCCGTCCTCGACGAGATCGAACTCAGGGTCAAGGTGGAGCTTGCGAAGCTCGGTCGATTCCCCGACTGA
- the fliM gene encoding flagellar motor switch protein FliM, whose protein sequence is MADEDDDLSEEDMADAWGAALAEQGAGGDEDDDLAAAWGAALEEQGAGSSDDMAAQWAAMIDDSEPDLENATRGADRVLNQEEIDNLLGFNIEDTIAGDQSGIRALINSAMVSYERLPMLEIVFDRLVRLTTTSLRNFTSDNVEVSLDSISSVRFGDYLNSIPLPAILGVFKAEEWDGFGMVTVESSLIYSIIDVLLGGGRGTSAVRVEGRPYTTIETNLVQQMVALILQDAEQAFAPLSPVHFNLERLETNPRFAAISRPANAAILVELRIDMEDRGGTVEIMMPYATLEPIRDLLLQMFMGEKFGRDPIWEGHLATEIHSAEVEVDAVLYETYLPLGRVLSLDVGQTLVFDVDPADPVTIKCGNVPLTEGTLGKVDDSIAIRVAKNLRKPKMTLAAFERAMQNEMEVS, encoded by the coding sequence ATGGCTGACGAAGACGACGATCTGTCCGAAGAAGATATGGCCGATGCCTGGGGTGCGGCACTTGCCGAACAGGGCGCAGGCGGCGACGAAGACGACGATCTAGCGGCCGCCTGGGGGGCGGCGCTGGAAGAGCAGGGGGCGGGAAGCTCCGACGATATGGCTGCGCAATGGGCGGCCATGATCGACGACAGCGAGCCGGATCTCGAAAACGCGACCCGCGGTGCCGACCGTGTTCTCAACCAGGAGGAAATCGACAACCTCCTGGGGTTCAATATCGAGGACACGATCGCCGGCGACCAGAGCGGTATCCGCGCCCTGATCAACTCGGCAATGGTGTCCTACGAACGCCTGCCGATGCTTGAAATCGTGTTCGACAGGCTTGTGCGCCTGACGACCACCTCATTGAGAAACTTTACCTCCGACAACGTCGAGGTGTCGCTCGATTCCATCAGTTCGGTGCGTTTCGGCGATTACCTGAATTCCATTCCGCTGCCCGCCATTCTCGGCGTCTTCAAGGCGGAGGAATGGGACGGGTTCGGGATGGTCACGGTCGAATCGAGCCTGATTTATTCGATCATCGACGTGCTTCTGGGCGGGGGGCGCGGCACGAGTGCGGTGCGCGTGGAAGGCAGGCCCTATACCACTATCGAAACCAACCTCGTGCAGCAGATGGTGGCTCTGATCCTGCAGGATGCGGAGCAGGCATTCGCGCCGCTGTCGCCGGTTCACTTCAACCTCGAACGGCTTGAAACCAATCCGAGGTTCGCGGCGATTTCGCGCCCGGCGAACGCCGCCATCCTGGTCGAACTGCGGATCGACATGGAAGATCGCGGCGGCACCGTCGAGATCATGATGCCCTATGCAACGCTGGAGCCGATTCGCGATCTGCTGCTCCAGATGTTCATGGGCGAGAAGTTCGGCCGCGATCCGATCTGGGAAGGGCACCTCGCAACCGAGATTCACTCAGCGGAAGTTGAGGTGGATGCGGTCCTTTACGAGACCTATCTGCCGCTCGGACGGGTTCTCAGTCTGGATGTTGGGCAAACATTGGTTTTCGACGTCGACCCGGCGGACCCGGTCACGATAAAATGCGGCAACGTTCCACTGACCGAAGGAACGCTTGGGAAAGTCGATGATTCGATTGCGATCCGTGTCGCCAAGAACCTTCGCAAACCCAAAATGACCCTGGCTGCTTTCGAGCGCGCTATGCAAAACGAGATGGAGGTATCATGA
- the flgF gene encoding flagellar basal-body rod protein FlgF: MENAQLIALSRQSALRNQLDVVANNMANINTTGFKSQRMLFEEYIMPVAEASEFQRPDRSLSYVHDYGTRTNFEAGSIKMTGNDLDVAVKGEGFFVVQMGDGSEAYTRNGAFHLDNTGRLVTSEGRPVLTEGGPVSFTQQDGKIEIAEDGTISTEQGNRGAIRLVNFENPQELVQVGDSLFTGEAPLQMTNGKVIQGAIEQSNVQGVEEISRVIEITRAYETISKLMKDTDDLRQNAISTLGRLEA, from the coding sequence ATGGAGAATGCGCAGCTTATTGCCCTGTCGCGCCAGTCCGCTTTGCGGAATCAGCTCGACGTGGTCGCCAACAACATGGCGAACATCAACACGACGGGCTTCAAGTCGCAGAGAATGCTGTTCGAGGAGTACATTATGCCCGTCGCCGAGGCGTCGGAGTTTCAACGCCCGGACCGCTCTCTCTCTTACGTTCACGACTATGGCACGCGGACCAACTTCGAGGCCGGCAGCATCAAGATGACCGGCAACGACCTTGATGTGGCCGTCAAGGGAGAAGGCTTTTTCGTCGTGCAGATGGGCGACGGGTCCGAAGCCTATACGCGCAACGGCGCCTTCCATCTGGACAACACCGGACGCCTGGTCACATCCGAAGGCCGACCGGTCCTGACCGAAGGCGGCCCGGTCTCATTCACTCAGCAAGACGGCAAGATCGAAATTGCAGAGGACGGCACGATTTCCACCGAACAGGGGAACCGGGGCGCCATCCGACTGGTCAATTTCGAAAATCCGCAGGAACTCGTCCAGGTCGGAGATTCGCTGTTCACCGGCGAAGCGCCCCTGCAGATGACCAACGGAAAAGTCATCCAGGGCGCCATTGAGCAATCGAACGTGCAGGGCGTTGAGGAAATCAGCCGGGTGATCGAGATCACCCGCGCCTACGAAACCATCAGCAAGCTGATGAAAGACACGGACGACCTGCGCCAGAACGCAATCTCCACCCTTGGCCGTCTTGAAGCCTGA
- a CDS encoding flagellar basal body P-ring protein FlgI, giving the protein MKLFTRLCFLLFGLAVLSAQASAASRIKDIADFEGIRENQLIGYGLVVGLNGTGDTLRNAPFTRQSLQAMLERLGVNTRDVDLNTNTVAAVMVTANLPPFATQGTRIDVSVSALGNSESLQGGTLLVTPLVGADGEVYAIAQGSVAIGGFSAQGDAASIVRGVPTSGRIANGGLVERELEFKLASLTTLRLALRNPDLTTARRVALSINELIGLPTAEPLDPGTVRVDLPREYDGNIVDLLTDIEQLLVEPDLAARVVIDENSGIIVMGQDVKVSTVAVAQGNLTVTIAETPQVSQPQPFANGQTVVVPRSEVEVNTDAEAKLAIVSETVTLKQLVDGLNALGIGPRDMISILQAIKAAGALQAEIEVL; this is encoded by the coding sequence ATGAAACTGTTTACGAGACTCTGTTTTCTGCTCTTTGGCCTTGCGGTCCTTTCCGCTCAGGCGTCAGCTGCATCGCGTATCAAGGACATCGCCGATTTCGAAGGCATCCGCGAAAACCAGCTGATCGGCTACGGTCTCGTTGTCGGTCTCAACGGCACCGGCGACACGCTCCGCAATGCACCGTTCACCCGGCAAAGTCTGCAGGCGATGCTGGAACGCCTCGGCGTCAACACCCGCGATGTCGACCTCAATACCAATACGGTTGCCGCGGTCATGGTCACGGCAAACCTGCCGCCCTTCGCCACCCAGGGTACCCGCATCGACGTGAGTGTGAGCGCGCTGGGCAACTCCGAGTCCCTGCAGGGCGGAACCCTTCTGGTAACTCCGCTGGTCGGTGCGGACGGCGAAGTTTATGCGATCGCGCAAGGGTCGGTCGCAATCGGCGGCTTCTCCGCACAGGGCGATGCGGCATCCATTGTGCGTGGCGTACCGACGTCGGGACGGATCGCCAACGGCGGTCTCGTCGAGCGCGAGCTTGAGTTCAAGCTCGCCTCCCTGACCACCCTGAGGCTTGCGCTGCGCAATCCGGACCTCACCACGGCCCGGCGCGTGGCTCTATCCATCAACGAACTGATCGGCCTGCCGACGGCCGAGCCGCTCGATCCGGGTACGGTCCGCGTCGACCTGCCCAGGGAGTACGACGGCAATATCGTCGACCTCCTGACCGATATCGAGCAGTTGCTCGTCGAGCCGGACCTCGCCGCCCGCGTCGTGATCGATGAAAACTCCGGCATCATCGTCATGGGTCAGGACGTCAAGGTCTCGACCGTTGCCGTGGCCCAGGGCAATCTGACGGTCACGATTGCCGAAACGCCGCAAGTGTCTCAACCCCAACCCTTCGCCAACGGCCAGACCGTCGTGGTGCCGCGCTCCGAGGTCGAGGTCAACACCGACGCGGAAGCCAAGCTCGCGATCGTCTCCGAAACGGTCACCCTCAAGCAGCTGGTCGACGGACTGAACGCTTTGGGCATCGGTCCGCGGGACATGATCTCCATCCTTCAGGCGATCAAGGCCGCCGGCGCACTCCAGGCAGAAATCGAGGTGCTGTGA
- the flgA gene encoding flagellar basal body P-ring formation chaperone FlgA, which translates to MIRTFALAGLAIGTLLWSLPTSAADAPVLQPEVHTLSDIVTIGDFYRNAGDYAGIPLFRSPDMGTSGDVPAEQVAKRAQAAGLTAAGTNGLTKVVVYRRAETIGQRELKTIVAKALAERDASLSVEDLDITLFQAPSAVHADPGAENPVTVDQVLWSRTDGHFTLRLNIAGLNGRHPLNLTGVAREMMEVSALIQPLSRGAIVKPEDLTTVRLARGSVPARALTDADEILGLAARSNLRANSPLTRNDFERPTVIPRGEKVTVTYQLPGMKLTTRGQALEDGAAGDVIDIMNLQSRRKISATVVSRGQVRVEPSVPVASLNERAQQ; encoded by the coding sequence ATGATCCGCACTTTCGCCCTCGCCGGGCTCGCAATCGGAACCCTGCTCTGGTCCTTGCCGACCTCTGCAGCCGACGCTCCGGTCCTGCAGCCGGAGGTCCATACGCTTTCGGACATCGTCACCATCGGCGATTTCTACCGCAACGCCGGCGACTACGCCGGAATTCCGCTGTTCCGCTCGCCGGACATGGGAACCTCGGGCGACGTGCCTGCAGAACAGGTTGCCAAGCGGGCTCAGGCTGCCGGCCTGACCGCGGCCGGCACCAACGGGCTGACAAAGGTCGTCGTGTACCGCCGGGCGGAAACCATCGGCCAGAGGGAACTGAAAACCATCGTGGCAAAGGCCTTGGCCGAACGGGACGCCTCGCTGTCCGTCGAAGATCTCGACATCACCCTGTTTCAGGCGCCCTCGGCCGTCCATGCCGATCCGGGTGCGGAAAACCCCGTCACCGTGGATCAGGTTCTGTGGTCCCGGACCGACGGACATTTCACCCTACGGCTGAACATCGCGGGTCTCAACGGCCGCCATCCGCTGAACCTGACCGGCGTGGCCCGCGAAATGATGGAAGTCTCGGCCCTGATCCAGCCGCTCAGCCGCGGCGCCATCGTCAAGCCGGAAGATCTCACGACCGTCCGGTTGGCCCGTGGCAGTGTTCCGGCACGGGCGCTCACCGACGCGGATGAAATCTTAGGCTTGGCCGCCCGTTCGAATCTACGCGCCAATTCACCGCTGACGCGCAACGATTTCGAACGTCCGACGGTCATTCCCCGCGGCGAAAAGGTGACCGTTACCTACCAGCTCCCGGGCATGAAGCTCACGACCCGTGGGCAGGCTCTGGAAGATGGCGCCGCCGGCGACGTGATCGACATCATGAACCTTCAATCCCGTCGGAAAATCTCCGCAACGGTCGTCTCCCGCGGGCAGGTCCGGGTCGAACCGTCCGTCCCGGTCGCCAGCCTCAACGAAAGGGCGCAGCAATGA